One Algihabitans albus genomic window, CGTTGAGCTCCACCCCGGTGATGCGCGAGACCTCGGACAGCGGCAGGTTGGTCTCCCTGATCAGCGTCTTGGCGTGCTCGATGGGCGGAATGCGCCGGTGCGAGCGGCGGCGGAAGCTGCGCGCGCGGGTTTCGCGGGCCTCGCGGGCCGCCTTGCGTTCGGCATCTTCCTCGGCCCATTGGGCGCGCTGGCGCGCGCGGCTGGCCGCCGCCGCCTGGCTGTCGTGGGCGTGGTAGGCCTGATGGAAGCGCCGTGCGAACTCGGCGTCCTCCTCGCTGCGCTTCTGCCAGTAGCTTTCGCGCCGGCGCTGTTCCTCGCGCTCAGCCCGCTCGGCCGCCATCTCTGCGTCGTGGGCGGCGAAACTGGCCGCATCCTCCAGACTCAGGCCCTTGCGGGCCGCCAGACGCTCGGCAGCCGCCAGCGCGGCGCGTCGCTCGCCTGGATAGGGCGACTCTTTGGCGAGCACCAGCAGCTTGTGCAGCCGGCCGCGCTCGTCGGGGGTAAAACTCTCTGTCATCGCCTAAACGATAGGCAAGGTGAGGCGCCGGTTCCAGGCAAGCTTGAGCTTGACAGACGGCG contains:
- a CDS encoding DUF2786 domain-containing protein; amino-acid sequence: MTESFTPDERGRLHKLLVLAKESPYPGERRAALAAAERLAARKGLSLEDAASFAAHDAEMAAERAEREEQRRRESYWQKRSEEDAEFARRFHQAYHAHDSQAAAASRARQRAQWAEEDAERKAAREARETRARSFRRRSHRRIPPIEHAKTLIRETNLPLSEVSRITGVELNDLIALKLKLRPVMTERSRAG